Proteins from a genomic interval of Oncorhynchus clarkii lewisi isolate Uvic-CL-2024 chromosome 15, UVic_Ocla_1.0, whole genome shotgun sequence:
- the LOC139367239 gene encoding zinc finger E-box-binding homeobox 1-like, with translation MEEQNDSDTTPSRNKMRKTESGLYACDLCDKIFQKSSSLLRHKYEHTGKRPHECGICRKAFKHKHHLIEHMRLHSGEKPYQCDKCGKRFSHSGSYSQHMNHRYSYCKKEAQGGGQGGVGEEVLEIQSPVGLGLGGEQPEQSDSRPTSSPPSHLDSDERGSSTREEEEESDEEDMETVAGEAVEGDPDSVLDMDDIQVVRIGDEGGEEEEEEEREEEGEDTGQEGGEQGVKRIVVGGEEEEGEEEEEGLVGVEVKEEQEEKEVTGEKAHTRQEEVKENREKKEEHGGEKEQDEKEVEEEQSEQAQEEVTEETMDTEEAVTSEEKEESGEVMKENEGETNGNTVSED, from the exons ATGGAGGAGCAGAATGACTCAGACACCACCCCTTCCAGGAATAAGATGAGGAAGACGGAGAGTGGGTTGTACGCCTGCGACCTGTGTGACAAGATCTTCCAGAAGAGCAGCTCTCTGCTCCGACATAAATACGAACACACAG GCAAGAGACCCCACGAGTGTGGCATCTGCAGGAAGGCCTTCAAACACAAGCACCACTTGATAGAACACATGCGTCTCCACTCCGGAGAGAAACCCTACCAGTGCGACAAGTGTGGCAAGCGCTTCTCTCACTCAGGCTCTTACTCCCAGCACATGAACCACCGCTACTCCTATTGCAAGAAGGAGGcgcagggaggaggtcagggaggTGTAGGGGAGGAAGTGCTGGAGATTCAGAGCCCCGTGGGGTTGGGCCTGGGAGGGGAGCAGCCGGAGCAGTCAGACAGCAggcccacctcctcccctccctcccacctggaCTCGGACGAGCGAGGGAGCAGcaccagagaggaggaggaggagagtgatgagGAGGACATGGAGACAGTGGCAGGGGAGGCGGTGGAGGGAGATCCGGACAGCGTTCTGGATATGGATGATATACAAGTGGTACGGataggagatgagggaggggaagaggaggaggaggaggagagagaggaggagggggaagacaCTGGTCAGGAGGGGGGAGAGCAAGGAGTGAAGAGAATAGTGGtagggggtgaagaggaggaaggagaagaagaagaagaggggttAGTGGGGGTTGAAGTAAAGGAAGAGCAGGAAGAAAAGGAGGTTACAGGGGAAAAGGCACATACAAGGcaagaggaggtgaaggagaacCGTGAGAAAAAGGAGgaacatggaggagagaaggagcaggatgagaaggaagtggaggaggagcagTCAGAGCAGGCTCAGGAGGAGGTGACGGAGGAGACAATGGACACAGAGGAAGCGGTGACCTCAGAGGAGAAGGAAGAATCAGGGGAGGTCATGAAAGAGAATGAAGGTGAAACAAACGGGAACACTGTTTCAGAAGACTAG